One segment of Candidatus Zixiibacteriota bacterium DNA contains the following:
- a CDS encoding NADH-quinone oxidoreductase subunit N, whose translation MDIKSAALDFGIIAPELVILAVAMALLLAGNLIKNKALIAYLALAGLAVALILSLQQWDELSSGFYGMVQVDNFAVFFKVIFLIATSVSLLMSRAYLISRGIERFEFYPLLLFSAMGMMTMAGSSDLVVIFLGLEIMSVPLYVMAGFARHSDESNESGIKYFMMGAFATGFLLLGIAFIYGAAGTTDLRRIVMDFGFLATHSGLFLYSGAVLVLIGFGFKVAAVPFHMWVPDVYQGAPTPVTAFFSVAPKAAGFAALLRIFIFGFGGIEELQWLFWVVAVLTMTVGNILAIYQDNIKRLLAYSSIAHAGYLLVALTAGGEGAVSAAIFYLLAYSFFNLGGFALVTMLDSREGSTASIDEVKGLSGRHPYLAALLAFFMLSLAGFPPTAGFFGKFYIFSEAIKQGYIWLAIIGVMNSFISVYYYLRIVVAAYFGKTDMEFMPLSLKPAMAAVLLITAIGTVALGLFPQYWVALTRLSIFSLI comes from the coding sequence ATGGATATAAAATCAGCGGCCCTCGATTTTGGAATTATTGCGCCAGAATTGGTGATTCTGGCAGTCGCCATGGCGCTGCTTCTCGCCGGCAATTTAATAAAGAATAAAGCGCTCATTGCCTATCTTGCCTTAGCGGGGTTGGCGGTGGCGCTTATATTGTCGCTGCAGCAATGGGATGAGCTCTCTTCAGGATTCTACGGCATGGTACAGGTGGACAACTTCGCCGTCTTCTTCAAGGTCATTTTCCTGATTGCCACGAGTGTCTCGCTTCTGATGTCGCGCGCCTATTTGATATCGCGCGGAATTGAGCGGTTCGAATTCTATCCATTGCTGCTGTTTTCGGCGATGGGGATGATGACGATGGCGGGAAGTTCCGACCTGGTGGTGATATTCCTGGGATTGGAAATAATGTCGGTGCCGCTATATGTGATGGCGGGCTTTGCGCGCCACAGCGACGAATCCAACGAGTCGGGAATTAAGTATTTCATGATGGGAGCATTTGCGACCGGATTTCTGCTTCTTGGGATTGCCTTCATCTACGGAGCAGCCGGAACCACTGATTTGCGCCGGATTGTGATGGATTTCGGTTTTCTGGCGACGCATTCGGGGCTCTTCCTGTATTCCGGGGCGGTTTTGGTGCTGATAGGATTTGGTTTCAAGGTGGCGGCAGTGCCTTTTCATATGTGGGTGCCGGACGTGTACCAGGGAGCGCCCACGCCGGTCACCGCCTTCTTCTCGGTGGCGCCAAAAGCGGCCGGATTTGCCGCGCTTCTGCGTATTTTTATTTTTGGTTTCGGTGGGATTGAGGAGCTGCAATGGCTCTTCTGGGTCGTGGCGGTGTTGACAATGACGGTCGGCAATATTCTGGCTATTTATCAGGATAATATTAAGAGACTTCTCGCATATTCTTCCATAGCGCACGCCGGTTATTTACTGGTGGCATTGACCGCCGGCGGCGAAGGGGCGGTCTCGGCCGCCATATTCTATCTTCTGGCTTATTCCTTTTTCAACCTGGGCGGTTTTGCGCTGGTAACGATGCTGGACAGCCGGGAGGGAAGCACGGCATCAATCGACGAAGTCAAAGGACTATCGGGGCGGCATCCTTACCTGGCGGCTCTCCTGGCATTCTTCATGCTCTCGCTAGCCGGTTTCCCACCGACGGCAGGATTTTTTGGGAAATTCTATATTTTCTCCGAGGCTATCAAGCAGGGTTATATCTGGCTGGCAATTATCGGCGTGATGAACAGTTTCATTTCAGTATATTATTATTTGCGGATTGTCGTGGCGGCATATTTTGGCAAGACTGACATGGAATTTATGCCGCTTTCGCTGAAGCCGGCAATGGCCGCGGTGCTACTGATTACAGCCATTGGCACCGTGGCGCTGGGATTATTCCCCCAATATTGGGTGGCTCTCACTCGCCTCAGTATCTTTTCCCTGATTTAA
- a CDS encoding Uxx-star family glutaredoxin-like (seleno)protein, which yields MPEVTIYTKPGCPYCAAAKEHYTKEGIPFKEIDVYSVKGAKEEAIRIAGGQAIVPVIIEDGAVKVGFGGG from the coding sequence ATGCCCGAGGTTACCATTTACACCAAGCCGGGATGCCCGTATTGCGCTGCTGCCAAGGAACATTACACCAAAGAGGGGATACCTTTTAAGGAGATAGACGTCTACTCTGTAAAAGGAGCAAAAGAAGAGGCAATACGAATTGCAGGCGGACAGGCGATTGTACCGGTCATTATTGAAGATGGAGCGGTCAAAGTAGGCTTTGGCGGAGGCTGA
- a CDS encoding NADH-quinone oxidoreductase subunit M, which yields MGIDILTLVTFFPLLGAALLVLVPKEAKDSIKGIAIIVSFITMLISFFLYVQFDPFANGMQFEINLPWVAAFGINYHLGIDGISLLLILLTTLLALLAIVSSWGAITTGVKGYYISMLLLETGMLGVFVALDLFLFYVFWEAMLIPMYFLIGVWGGPRKIYAAIKFVLFTMFGSLLMLVALLYLFFMYHGYAGEYSFDLLKIYQMPIPLGAQTYMFLAFALAFAIKVPVWPFHTWLPDAHVEAPTAGSVILAGVLLKMGIYGFIRICLPLFPEATLKFVPLISILAIIGIIYGALVAMVQRDVKSLVAFSSVSHLGFVMLGMMALNVQGLEGAVIQMINHGISTGALFLIVGMIYERRHTRLISEFGGLAKSMPVFSVFFMIVALSSIGLPLTNGFVGEFLILLGTFKANVTYAVLAATGVILAACYMLWMLQRVIFGKITQTVNENLHDLYGREKLVLIPLVLLIFWIGIYPKPFFVRMEPAVKNILGMVHRAERSSRDSVDTAAERVAFRLGTKESYTLKVDGG from the coding sequence ATGGGTATAGATATACTGACACTGGTTACGTTTTTCCCGCTTCTTGGCGCGGCGCTCTTGGTGCTGGTTCCTAAAGAGGCAAAAGATTCCATAAAAGGGATTGCCATAATTGTCTCTTTCATCACCATGCTGATCTCCTTTTTCTTATATGTGCAGTTTGACCCCTTTGCCAATGGGATGCAGTTTGAAATCAATCTGCCATGGGTAGCCGCCTTTGGAATCAATTATCATCTGGGGATTGACGGTATTTCGCTGCTCTTGATTTTACTGACCACATTATTGGCGCTGCTGGCGATTGTTTCATCGTGGGGGGCGATTACTACCGGAGTCAAGGGGTACTATATATCGATGCTGCTGCTGGAGACCGGGATGCTGGGAGTCTTTGTCGCTCTCGACCTCTTCTTATTCTATGTCTTCTGGGAAGCGATGTTGATACCGATGTATTTCCTGATAGGTGTCTGGGGCGGACCAAGAAAAATCTATGCGGCAATAAAATTTGTTCTCTTCACGATGTTCGGGTCGCTTCTGATGCTGGTAGCGCTTCTTTATCTGTTCTTCATGTACCACGGCTATGCCGGGGAGTACAGTTTTGACCTGCTGAAGATATATCAGATGCCGATTCCGCTGGGAGCGCAGACCTACATGTTTCTGGCATTTGCGCTGGCGTTTGCCATCAAAGTGCCGGTCTGGCCCTTCCATACCTGGCTTCCCGATGCCCATGTGGAGGCGCCCACGGCCGGTTCGGTTATACTTGCCGGCGTGCTCTTGAAGATGGGAATATACGGCTTCATCCGCATCTGCCTGCCGCTATTCCCCGAGGCAACCTTAAAATTTGTGCCGCTAATATCGATTCTGGCGATTATCGGAATCATCTATGGCGCGCTGGTGGCGATGGTTCAGCGGGATGTAAAATCGCTGGTGGCATTCTCATCAGTGTCGCATCTCGGTTTTGTGATGCTGGGGATGATGGCGCTCAATGTGCAGGGGTTGGAAGGAGCCGTGATTCAGATGATTAATCATGGCATCTCCACCGGGGCGCTCTTCTTAATTGTCGGCATGATATACGAGCGGCGGCATACCCGGTTGATATCGGAGTTCGGCGGATTGGCGAAATCGATGCCGGTTTTTTCGGTGTTTTTCATGATTGTGGCATTGTCGTCAATAGGTTTGCCGCTGACAAACGGATTCGTCGGAGAGTTCTTAATACTCCTGGGAACCTTCAAGGCAAATGTCACTTACGCCGTTCTGGCGGCGACAGGAGTGATTCTTGCCGCCTGTTATATGCTCTGGATGCTGCAGAGAGTGATTTTTGGAAAGATTACGCAGACCGTAAATGAAAATCTTCATGACCTTTATGGGCGTGAAAAACTGGTCTTGATACCGCTGGTGCTCCTGATTTTCTGGATTGGAATTTATCCCAAACCGTTTTTTGTCAGGATGGAACCGGCTGTGAAAAATATTCTGGGTATGGTCCACCGCGCTGAGCGGTCCAGTCGGGACAGTGTGGATACCGCGGCGGAAAGAGTTGCTTTTCGCCTGGGAACGAAAGAGAGTTACACACTGAAAGTAGATGGAGGATGA
- the nuoL gene encoding NADH-quinone oxidoreductase subunit L, with translation MDYSLYLIPIFPLAGFLLNGLLLGRLNKRLISIIGCGSVGLSFIWSLKTFFNLLALPETERQIEEVLFSWIPSGEFSVNFGFLFDPLSAVMALVVSGVGFLIHLYSVGYMHDDKGYGRYFTYLNLFVFSMLTLVLANNYLLMFVGWEGVGLCSYLLIGFWFEKQSASDAGKKAFIVNRIGDFGFLLGMFIIFWQVGSLNFTAVFERAPEIFIAGGGLITAATLLLFLGATGKSAQIPLYVWLPDAMEGPTPVSALIHAATMVTAGVYMIARSNVLYMMAPTTLMIVAIVGMATALLAATIAMTQNDIKRVLAYSTISQLGYMFTACGVAAFAAGIFHLMTHAFFKALLFLGAGSVIHALSGQQDMRYMGGLKSRLRTTYLTFLVATLAIAGIPGLSGFFSKDEILWKAFSSSYGSPWLWVVAVFTAMLTAFYMFRLLYLTFYGSERMDAHTREHIHESPRIMTVPLSILAALSIIGGYVGIPHVLGGGNQFEKFLEPVMGASHAAPSEEIHMSAGHSATTELLLMVLSVALVLFSIYMAYYFYLKNTALAGRMQKSFSGIYRILYGKYFVDELYGAVIVRPLVSGSIFLWKIVDVILIDGLLNGLAYLVGDISKGFRHMQTGRLRSYVTVFALGVIIIMGIFIFR, from the coding sequence GGGATTTCTGCTCAATGGCCTGCTTTTGGGACGGCTGAATAAAAGGCTCATCTCCATTATCGGATGCGGTTCGGTGGGGCTGTCATTTATCTGGAGTCTAAAGACATTTTTCAATCTGCTGGCGCTTCCCGAGACAGAACGTCAGATAGAAGAAGTGCTTTTTTCCTGGATTCCATCAGGAGAGTTTTCCGTAAATTTCGGTTTTCTGTTTGACCCGCTTTCGGCGGTTATGGCGCTGGTGGTTTCGGGAGTCGGGTTCTTGATTCATCTCTATTCGGTCGGATACATGCACGATGACAAGGGTTACGGGCGATATTTTACCTATCTGAATCTTTTTGTGTTTTCGATGCTGACTTTAGTCTTAGCCAATAATTATCTGCTGATGTTTGTGGGGTGGGAAGGGGTTGGGCTTTGCAGTTACCTGCTAATCGGGTTCTGGTTTGAAAAGCAGTCGGCCAGCGATGCCGGGAAAAAAGCCTTTATCGTCAACCGCATTGGCGATTTCGGGTTTCTGCTGGGGATGTTCATTATCTTCTGGCAGGTCGGCTCCCTTAATTTCACGGCCGTCTTTGAGCGGGCGCCGGAAATATTTATTGCCGGAGGCGGATTGATTACGGCGGCGACGCTTCTGCTGTTTCTGGGAGCGACCGGCAAGTCGGCGCAGATTCCGCTATATGTTTGGTTGCCGGACGCTATGGAAGGTCCCACGCCGGTCTCGGCTTTGATACATGCCGCCACCATGGTTACCGCCGGGGTCTATATGATTGCGCGCTCCAATGTGCTGTATATGATGGCTCCGACAACTCTCATGATAGTGGCTATTGTGGGGATGGCTACCGCGCTTCTTGCCGCAACCATTGCCATGACTCAAAATGATATAAAGCGGGTACTGGCATATTCGACTATAAGTCAGCTGGGATATATGTTTACCGCCTGCGGCGTGGCTGCCTTTGCCGCAGGAATTTTTCATTTGATGACTCATGCCTTTTTCAAGGCGCTCCTTTTCCTGGGGGCCGGCTCGGTGATTCACGCCTTATCGGGACAGCAGGATATGCGATATATGGGAGGATTAAAAAGCAGACTGCGGACAACTTATCTCACTTTTCTGGTGGCGACTCTTGCCATTGCCGGTATTCCGGGACTGTCCGGCTTCTTCTCCAAGGATGAAATTCTCTGGAAAGCCTTCTCTTCCAGTTATGGCTCGCCCTGGTTATGGGTGGTGGCGGTCTTCACGGCGATGCTGACGGCGTTTTATATGTTCCGACTGCTCTATCTGACTTTCTACGGTTCGGAGCGAATGGATGCCCATACCAGAGAGCATATTCATGAGTCGCCCAGGATAATGACGGTTCCGCTGTCCATTCTGGCGGCGCTATCAATTATTGGGGGATATGTGGGGATACCGCATGTTCTGGGAGGTGGCAACCAGTTTGAGAAATTCCTGGAGCCGGTAATGGGCGCCAGCCATGCGGCGCCGTCGGAGGAGATTCATATGTCGGCAGGGCATAGCGCGACAACGGAGCTTCTTCTGATGGTCCTTTCGGTCGCATTAGTTCTCTTCTCTATATATATGGCGTACTACTTCTATTTGAAAAATACCGCCCTGGCCGGTCGGATGCAAAAGTCATTTTCAGGAATTTACCGGATACTCTACGGGAAATATTTTGTGGATGAATTATATGGAGCAGTGATTGTGCGACCTCTGGTAAGCGGGTCGATTTTCCTCTGGAAAATTGTCGACGTGATTCTTATTGACGGTCTTTTGAACGGTTTAGCCTATCTCGTGGGCGATATTTCCAAGGGATTTCGTCATATGCAGACCGGCCGGTTGCGAAGTTATGTTACCGTATTCGCGCTTGGTGTAATTATCATCATGGGGATTTTCATTTTCAGGTAA